TGTCCCTTACAAACGAGATGATCAAATTGTTCCATATGGAGGGCTCGATCATATCAAGAAACGTAGGCCAAGGCCAAAGGTGGACCTTGAAGCAGAGACAACTAGGCTATGGAAACTCTTGATGGAAAAGGAGGGAAGTGAGGACCCTGAAGGAACAGAAGGAAAAATATTGGGAAGAAGAAAGGAAAGTCTTCCGTGGACAAGCTGAGTCATTCATTGCACGCATGCACCTTGTTCAAGGTATAAGAACAAAACTCATCTGTTTTCACCTTCAAACTTCTCAATTTCATATTTGGAGCCAACATTTTACGATGCAAATCCACTTTCCACAATCATGTTCTTTGGCTTCAAGTTGGCATAATGTCCATGCACCAGGAGTCATAAATGTTATGAATGGCATTATGAAATAGTCCTGCGTAACATATGAATATAAAAAGTCAAATAAACTTCACAAATCTGAATCTTTTGGACTAGTTGATTTGACCAACATAAATGTCTGCATTGTTGACTGGATAACCATGCTGAAAGTAGGAATTCTGGAACTAACAACCAATTTTCATGAACACCATAaacattaattaaaaattattacttACTACACACCAAATGAGGATGCACACAAAAAATCTGTCTAACATATGCAGTCCACTGCAATTATAACTGGTTTTTTGAAAGCGGAATGCATAAATTGTAACTCACAAATAATATACGTAAAAACAAAATAATACCTTTTGCAGGAGACAGGCGTTTTTCGCAGTGGAAAGGATCAGTTGTTGACTCTGATAGGAGTTTTCCTTACTCAGAATGTATCATACCATCTTTCAAGGTAATACCAAAGCTTCAGCATAATTATAATATTTCGCTTTCATCCAAACAAAAATTGCTCAAACTTCTTTCCTGCTCTGTGCAGCTCTGCATTCATGTCCCTCACAGCACGATTTCCACCTGAGTCAACTAGCAACAACAGAACATGCTATAAGGGTGAGACAAGAATACTGGTTGAAGAACCAGAGGACAGCGTACCAGGCACGAATGACACCATCAAATGGAATGCAAAGGCATCAGGTAAAACAATATACAACCAAAGCTCTACAACACCCCATGAATCATTGACGTTTAATGGAGACTGTGTGACCTCAGGAAGAAGAGCAAACTTAGTCAAAGCAAAAAATCAAAGAGTAGAGGAAGAAGTCCTTTCATCACAAGATTCTTTTGACTCCTCTTTGATTAGAGCTGCTGGGAGAATCAGATCTTCCTCAGGTTCGAACTCAGAAGCAGAAGATTCAACTACTGCCTGCAAACCCAGCGGAATCCAAGGTTCTACTTCAATAAATCTTCAGCAGATTAGCAAGACTGCCATGTTCAAGGAATTTCACTGCCATGAAAATGCATTTTTTTATGACAGCTCCATGCATGTGCATACGCAATTAGAAGATGTAGAGCATGGCAGTCAAAAAATAGCACTGGAGGGAGTAGATAACCCAAAAAACTCATCAGCACTTACACAACCACTACTACCGATCCACCTATGCAAGCACCAATTCATCTTTCCAGTAATTATCAGTTGCACAGGACTCCAGACGCTGGAATACAAGAAGTAGACTGTTTGGAACTATGGGGAGAAGAAAGCATTTCTTCTTGGGCTTCAAATACTTCCAGAACAAGCAAGGCAAAAGATGATAACTCTACGACCAAAAAACATGGACAAATGGCAGAAAACATGGGCAAAATGATGGTCCAACATGATGGACTATTTAGACCTCAAGGAACGCCATTAGTGGGACCATACGCATTATCAAGCAAGCAACAAATCGATCAACATGGATCTCATGTTAAGAATAATCAATGTCCATGCAACAATGATCAACATGAGAGGATGAAAGCCTTGGAAAGCTCCTCAGTTACAGGGCCCGTAAATCTCGCTGAAGCAAATGCTAGAAGGCAGAACATACCATGCAGCAAGTCTCCAATGTCCCCAAGCTGCCACAAGAAGCTTCTGATGTAGATAAGAGAGTCTCCCTACGGGAAAAACAAACACAGTTAGAGAAATATGTGGCTGAACCAACTCTAAAGCAGCAGGTTCATTCTTCTGACAAGGCATATAGTGCAGCAAATACCAATAGTTTGAAAGGAAAGAGAGGGAAGGTTGAGGGCAAAAAAGAAATCGCATGATTGGGAAAGTTTAAGAAAGCATGTGCAGTCCACTAGTACAAAAATAGAAAGAACCCAAGCTACAATGGATTCACTGGACTATGAAGCATTGCGAAATGCTAGTGTTCGTGACATTTCCGATGCTATCAAAGAACGAGGCATGAACAACATGCTTGCAGATCGGATTAAGGTATATTATGAAATTCAATCTTACAAATCCTCAGACGTGTAATGAACAACTTCTAGATAtccaataaaaaaagaaaaaaaaactaaccaTGGTTGCACAATGTTGCAGGCCTTCCTTAACCGGCTGGTTAAAGAACATGGAAGCATCGACCTAGAGTGACTAAGGGATGCCCCACCTGACCAAGCGAAGTAAGCCCATCCAAATGTTTCAATCTTATACATGTCTTATGAATAGAAGGCTATTTGCAACATATAAAGCAAATGATCTTAAATACACAGAATTTGTAGCTTTGGCTCATAAAGACGTTCTATGCTGCAGAGATTATCTGTGAAGTATAAGAGGATTAGGGTTAAAGAGTGTCGAGTGTGTGTGGCTTTTAACATTACATCATCTCGCTTTCCCAGTAAGCCTTCTACGGAAACTACAAAGCATTTACAAGCTTAAAAGTTGAAATGAATCTTAACCATATTATGATTATATCTTCATAAAGGTTGATACAAATGTTGGACGAATAGCTGTGAGACTAGGATGGGTTACCCTTCAACCACTGCCTGAGTCACTCCAGTTGCATCTCCTAGAATTGCAAGTATCATAAACAAactcatctatttattttcttcacGTAAACAAGCTAAATGCCTTTCTCTGTAGGTATCCTGTGCTGGAGTCAATTCAGAAATATCTGTGGCCGATTTGCAAACTGGATCAGCGAACATTGTAACCATTAGAACCTCTTTCAAATCACTTATGTTATTAGAGCAAAATTAACTACAAAGAATTATTTATTGATACATATGCAGGTTTTCTGCACAAAGAACAGACCAAATTGCAATGCATGTCCAATGAGGGGGAGTGTAGACACTTTGCAAGTGCTTTCACAAGGTTTGCTTCCCATTGCACTACTATTTACAATACTAACATCTTTCAGGTaaataaaacaagaaacaagacATCACCTATAATTGTGTGATGCTTATGGTAGAAGCCCCCAAGAATCTGCAATCCGAGCAGTTGTAAAATTCTCAAGATTAGTTTATAATTTAGAACCTGGGCTGAGAAAAAGATGTAAGATGGGGCATAATATCACTATCAAAATGAACAAATGCAAAGAAGAGGGGACTGtcaatcatcaaattcaaatttcatctCTTGATTAGAAAAAGTAGATGAGAAATGAACAGCTGCAGAGAAAAACAAGATATGTGAAATCAGAAAAAAATTTGGGCAAGTGAATTTGAAGCAAGGGTAAAATAGTTTTTTTCAACATTCTGTCAGCCCAACAAAACTAGCAGAAGAGTTTTCTGCACACAAAACCAAGTTTTCAATTAACTCCTCTACAAATTAAAACTGCCACTGAGAACATAAATAACTATGTCCTTCACTCCTCACAAAGTTATGAAGGTATGACAACTACTTTATAtcttaaagtaaaataaaaatgtgCAATATATGCTGTCCAATCCATTATCtgcttaaatgaaaaataagtaaaaaaagaTAAGTTTTAAGAGTGCAAAAAACAAGAGTTAGAAACAAAATAAATGAGCTCAATAATCATTAAACCTTTCCAACATGAATAATGCAGAAATTGGTGAGAAAGGAATTCAATTCTTGTTATAACACAGCTCGTCTACACAAATGCCTGTGTACATAAATGTGATTGATGACTAACCCTGTTTGTTGCAGTGCAAGACTTGCTCTGCCCGCTCCAGAAGAGAAGAGTATCGTGAGTGTACCAGTTCCCATCGCAGCCAACAGAAAACCAAGTATAGTCGTTAATCCCATGCCACTACCTTCACCTGAGAAAGATCAAATTGGAGTGACAAGGTCAGAAACTGCAAACTGTGAACCTATCATTGAAGTACCAGCAACACCTGAGCCAGAACGCAGAGAAATAACAGAAAGTGAAATAGAAGAGGCATTCAACGAAGACCCTGAGGAAATTCCTACAATCAAACTCAACATTGAAGAGTTTACAACAAACCTGCAAACTTACATTCAAGAAAACAAGATGGGCCTTCAAGAAGGTGACATGTCAAAGGCTTTGGTTGTTTTGAATTCAGCAGCTGCTTCTATCCCCACACCAAAACTGAAAAATGTGAGCCGGCTATGAACAGGGCACCAAGTGTAAGTTGCATCTTCCATTTAGCATCTGATGACAAAACGTTCAGGTACCTTTACAGATCAGCAGAACAATTTATACTATGATTTAAACTATTCCTTGCAAGTAAAAAACTCCCCAAGCAGCAGCTGCTGCAGATTGACAACAGCTGCAAGATGTTCAAATGGGgaaaaaaatcattttgtgagtGGTAGTTTTATCATTGCACATGCCATAGTTGAAAATTGCTTCAAAAATTAAAGCAACCACTAGCAGTAAGAACAGAAAATAAGATCTAGATATTATTTTGGTACAAACCAATGATAAATCAAGACATATAATGGACACTAAGATATCCCCACATACTAAATTCTTTTCATTCCTAAATCCAATTCTAATCTTATGTAGGTATGAACTTCCAGATTCACACCCTCTGCTCAATGGGGTCAGTTATTCCGGTGATATTTTCCATTTGCAGTAACATACACATCAAATTTTCGCCTATGTAACTGCCCCTTTTTAAAAATTACGAATGGATATGCGAGAACCAGATGATCCAAGCCCATACCTTCTCACTATATGGACACCAGGTAAGCATAAAATACAATACAGATGTGATAAATCAAAATAAAGATAGGATGATGAAATATTAGTGATATGTAACATCAACATAGACCACCATTTAACATACACAGTGATTACATGGGTGGGTGCAGGGCCGCTTAACATTCCAACTAGAAATTTTAGATTCTATTTTTAATTCAAATGCTGATTAATTTCAAGTAATTTACCAACATTTATTACAAGGTGAAACCGCAAATTCAATTCAACTGCCAGAGAGAAGGTGTGGATGGCAAGAAGCAAGCAAATTGTGCAATGAGAACACATGCTTTTCTTGCAATAGCACAAGAGAAGAAAATTCACAAACAGTGAGAGGCACTCTTCTGGTAAGAGCATTTATACCATAATACCTGATGGTGCTAGAGTacaaaaataacaatataaaCTACAATGTTattgtcataataataatatttcgaatcaaaaataaaataactaaaacAAGTTGTTTACCAAATTTATGTCAATGGACAGATACCATGTAGAACAGCTACGAGAGGAAGTTTTCCACTCAATGGCACATATTTCCAAGTTAATGAGGTAATATTCTTATTCTTCTGCTTTCAGTTTTTGTTTCCCAAAGTACCATCTAAAAGGAATCCCCAAGTTTATAACAGCATAGATAAAAACTGTGCAACTTATATGATGGATATATCTTCAATAATGAAGACAGGAATAGCAATTTGCCTATTTGTCTATCCAATTGCCCCTCAAAAGCCACTTATTTCGTATTCAGACCAAAGTCAAACAAATGTGTCATTACCCTGCAGGTGTTGCAGATCATGATTCTAGCCTTAACCCTATTGATGTTCCAAGGGCATGGATATGGAACTTACCAAGACAGGCGGTATACTTTGGAACTTATGTATCAACAATATTCAAAGTTAAGGCAATGAAAAAATCTATATCTAATTACATTCAAATTTTAAGTAAAACAGAGAAATGACTTATGAATCAATACTTTTCTAGGCTTGACAACTGAGGGAATCCAGTACTGCTTCTGGAGAAGTATAGTGTGCTTCCTTTTTGTTCAAATTTTCCTTGCCTGACCATGTGCTACCCCTTCTTGTTAAATTTCCCCATCCCTAACTATAGCACCTTACTATTATATAGAGGTACTTCATGAATATATAGGATAAAAAACACTAACATAATAATCTACTTTTAATCTTTTTCTATTGATATGTGACGTCCCGAACCCAGTAGGGTCCACGGTGCCACTTTCCATAAATGAATTCAATCTACTAGCGGAAATAATCTAAAACCTCAAATATTATATTACAAGAGTACTATACCACCATATTTACACGGGTATCTCCAAGTAACAATATTTACATCACATGAAACATAAAAACATACTTAACTAATATTACACAAACACTTACTCTACGCTATATTTTCTAACCCCGCCCAGAAGCTCGCTAGGCTTGGTCTCTGGAACGTCCTGAAATATGAATtaattattggagtgagacacctcttagtaagtaaggactagattattatcagtgtgtgtctgaaatgagttttagtataaaataatttaataattattttttaaaactatactaGAAATTTCATTTATAAACTTTCGGTCATATATTTAAATAAGTACACGTACTTTTCTCCAAAACAACATTTAGGCCTATTAAATGACCATAATCacaaaaatacacaaatatgtataaaataacTTCTTTAGGCCTATGAacgtcatgtttaacccccatgactaggttgtacagtccgaagactggatttaacttggttggccgaccaaagtTAAATCAAAACATTATGTTTGTAAGATCGATCTGCCTACCACATCCTGATTCAGAAACAGGTGGGTACAATCCTACTCAGGCCAAATCAactatccaccgccaacacttccCACAACAGTGTGGCTACACTAATATTCCTCTGTAACTATGGTACCGAGCATTCATTGTATCCggcccatcagggttcttaaaacatataaattACAATTTATGGAACAAAACAATATAATgatctcctcattttctcaacttataactTGTAATAAACTCTCATCATAATTCCCAACCAAACATGTAATAATTATAACACCGtaaaattcacaataaaacacataataaatataacTTCATAAAAATCCCAACATGCTTAATTAggcaataaaataaattaaactcatgccacacgatttgcaTGTTATTTATAATTCAATAAATTACTgaagaaaatatataataatatactcgggtatattta
This region of Malania oleifera isolate guangnan ecotype guangnan chromosome 10, ASM2987363v1, whole genome shotgun sequence genomic DNA includes:
- the LOC131166498 gene encoding LOW QUALITY PROTEIN: transcriptional activator DEMETER-like (The sequence of the model RefSeq protein was modified relative to this genomic sequence to represent the inferred CDS: inserted 7 bases in 4 codons; deleted 1 base in 1 codon; substituted 5 bases at 5 genomic stop codons), which encodes MAFDTGSPEIQIYHVPIDEIICRLKALDLEQRNNDMVGEEQNALVPYKRDDQIVPYGGLDHIKKRRPRPKVDLEAETTRLWKLLMEKEGSEDPEGTXKEKYWEEERKVFRGQAESFIARMHLVQGDRRFSQWKGSVVDSXIGVFLTQNVSYHLSSSAFMSLTARFPPESTSNNRTCYKGETRILVEEPEDSVPGTNDTIKWNAKASGKTIYNQSSTTPHESLTFNGDCVTSGRRANLVKAKNQRVEEEVLSSQDSFDSSLIRAAGRIRSSSGSNSEAEDSTTACKPSGIQGSTSINLQQISKTAMFKEFHCHENAFFYDSSMHVHTQLEDVEHGSQKIALEGLHRTPDAGIQEVDCLELWGEESISSWASNTSRTSKAKDDNSTTKKHGQMAENMGKMMVQHDGLFRPQGTPLVGPYALSSKQQIDQHGSHVKNNQCPCNNDQHERMKALESSSVTGPQVSNVPKLPQEASDVDKRVSLREKQTQLEKYVAEPTLKQQVHSSDKAYSAANTNSLKGKRGKVEGKKEIAXDWESLRKHVQSTSTKIERTQATMDSLDYEALRNASVRDISDAIKERGMNNMLADRIKAFLNRLVKEHGSIDLEXLRDAPPDQAKDYLXSIRGLGLKSVECVWLLTLHHLAFPVDTNVGRIAVRLGWVTLQPLPESLQLHLLELYPVLESIQKYLWPICKLDQRTLAKLTTKNYLLIHMQVFCTKNRPNCNACPMXGECRHFASAFTSARLALPAPEEKSIVSVPVPIAANRKPSIVVNPMPLPSPEKDQIGVTRSETANCEPIIEVPATPEPERREITESEIEEAFNEDPEEIPTIKLNIEEFTTNLQTYIQENKMGLQEGDMSKALVVLNSAAASIPTPKLKNVSRLXTGHQVYELPDSHPLLNGVSYSEPDDPSPYLLTIWTPGETANSIQLPERRCGWQEASKLCNENTCFSCNSTREENSQTVRGTLLIPCRTATRGSFPLNGTYFQVNEVIADHDSSLNPIDVPRAWIWNLPRQAVYFGTYVSTIFLGLTTEGIQYCFWRRFVCVRGFDQKTXAPXPLMARLHFPASKLAKTKNEK